TTTCCAAAGTTCCTTGACTATAAGAAAGTTTAGTTCCCCGATGTTCTCCTAGATCTTCTAGAATAGATTCAAATTGCTCCCAACTAACATCTTTGAGTAGTAATCTTTCACCAGGTGGGACGATGATTTGTTCGAGTTTTATTTGCATTGGTTTTAGCTGTTTCTTTAAATACTAGAGCAAATAAACCAAGATAAACATAATTATCTAAACAACATCAACGAAATGCCAGTAAAGTTCATGCTATAATCAATTCAGGCTCAGTCACTTAGCCTTAACCTAACACATAAGAAGATGTGATTGATATAAATGACTAAATGGCGTGTTGTCATTGAACAAGATTTAGCAAGTGGAGACTGGGCTGCGTGGTGTCCAGAATTACCAGGTTGTACTACTGCTGGAGAAACACTAGAAGAATGTTTAGAAAATATTCAAGAAGCGATTGAAT
The genomic region above belongs to Gloeocapsa sp. PCC 73106 and contains:
- a CDS encoding type II toxin-antitoxin system HicB family antitoxin; the protein is MTKWRVVIEQDLASGDWAAWCPELPGCTTAGETLEECLENIQEAIELYLQPDPIPLQPGAIIKEVAVG